The region CAGAGGTGGTAGTCTAAGAGTTTgggagagaggaggaaggggaggaataCGGGGTATGGCAGACGGGCAAGAACGGAGGAATACCCCTGGGAAtgtgtgggtgggggggaaacCTGTTCGTATTGTACTTGTATTATAGGAAACCACACCGGCGTTTAAGGGCAGCATGTTTGGAATCCGTAGAAGAGCGGTTTATACAGGATGAAACATAATGATAGGATTGTGAAGCGGGCAAAACATGGTTTCTCATCGAGTGATTTGCTTAATTCCAGTGAATACCGAAATTTCAATTTGATGTCCCAAAATGACGGAGAGCtccatttttttttaattaatccGGTAACCCACACGCCACCTTCCTCTCACGTATCCGAATGGTGATTTGATGTTCACTTTAAGCCTTTCCACCATTGCCGACCACGCCCGCCGATATCTCTCTCTTGAAAGCTTGTTTCGTCAGGACGCCTGGTATGTGAGATGCAGTCGTCGAGTaactcatcatcatgctcGCCACTAGCCAGCGCTGCTTGGCGCGAAGCCAACGCTTGATCACATCCTCTCATCTCTCAAGCTCACTGCgctcatcatcgccaccgAGATACAGCTGCCTTTTGTCTACCACCTCGGTCAGGAGGCAATCGAACCATGGTGACGTCGATGGGTTGCCGACCATATTCGACAGGCCGCCCGCGTCAGTTGCGGTTCTGGGAGGCGGGCTGACGGGTCTGGCGACTGCGTTTTGGTTGGCGTGGTGGCATCCGCAGATGAAGATCACGATATACGAGGCGAGCAACCGGCTTGGTGGGTGGATCGATTcggaggaggtcaaggtgAAGGGGCTgactggggagaaggggagtgTGTGGTTTCAGAGGGGGGCGAGGATGGTCAACCCGCAGCATTCGAGGGGGCCGTTGTATCGGTACGATGATTTGGCGTTTTATCTCCTGGTGCGTAAGAATATCTTTGTGTGGAAGTTGTTtgggtggggatgggatgggaaacTGATGATGGAGTGAGTGTGTTGTAGGTTACCCAACTGGGGTTATCTGAGCAGCTCCAGAACGCGCCTGAGACGGAGGTTATGGGAAAGTATATTTACTACCCTGATCATTTGGTTCAGCTCCCGGACAAGTCCATGACCCTGCTGGAAGTATGGCAGACTTTGAGAAAGGAACCGCTTTTCGAGGGGTTGTTTCCGTCGCTCTGGAGCTTTGGGAAGACGAGGTTACGGCAACTTTTTACCAGCACTCTCAAGCCTCCTACACAGGATGCTCACTCGAAGAACGAACTCTCGGTGGGGGAACACTTTACGAAAATGTTTGGACGCTCCGACTTGGTCGAGAATGTCCTTTCGGCGGTCATGCACGGCATCTATGGTGGTGACGTCTGGAAGCTGAGCGTGCAGAGGACGCCGTTTTGGGATGTCCTCAAGGACGGGAGATACCCCCGGTTACCTCCAGCGTACACCTGGCTCGATACCCCAGATGCCGAGCTGCTGAACTGGGTACGGGGAGATGCATGCAGGGAACTGGCCGAGGACCATCTCACCACTTCGGCGCATTGGTTCCCTTCTGGCCTCAACGAGCTGACGGACGCGCTGGTGGAGTTTTTGAAGAAGCGGGGAAATGTCACGATTAGGTTGGGCCATCGGGTTACGTCCATGACATATGCCGCCAAGGCGGACCGTGTCGCTATCAGGACGTCCAAACAGCCGACCCCGATCACGTACGAAAAGGTCATCTCGACGCTCTACGCCAAAACACTCGCGGATATCTGCTCCCCTGGCACCCTCCCCTCGTTGGAGAAATCAACCGCGACTACCATCCGGGTGGTGAACCTGTGGTATCCAGAACCAGgcctcaaccacccacacAAGGGCTTTGGATATCTCATCCCGCAATCTGTCCCCTTTCAAGAAAACAGACATTTCATCCTTGGGGTGATGTTCGACTCGGACAGGGAATGGGTTCCAAACCCCCACCGGCCGGGGCAGTACATCAACCGAGGCAAGGACACGATCAGGGGAACGAAACTTACCGTCATGATGGGGGGCCACTACTGggaccacctccccccgcATGAAATTCCCGACGAGCAAACTGCCATTAGATACGCGAAGAATGCTGTGGCGAGACACCTCGGCTTTTCGAGAGCGACGAATGACACTGCTGTTGTCAGCACGAAGCTCTGTAAGGATTGCATCCCTCAGCAGCTTGTCGGTCACCGGGAGCGGATGAAGGCTGCGCATGAGGAGTTGCTGGCGGCGTTTAGGGGACGGGTTGCTGTCGCGGGGGGGTCATATCAGGTGCCGGGGGTGCTGCCGTCTATTAGGGCGGCGCTGGATATTGCTAGGCAGATTAGGGGGAGCTTTCACTGGCAGGCTGCGACTAGAGCGGTGGAGACAAAGTCAATTACGGTGGGGGATacggggttgtggaggtttGCGGCGCCGGTGAGGTCGATGGTTAGGGTTGATAAATCGGGGTTTACGGCGTTGAGGGGGCATGATAGGAGGCTGGCGATTATAAGGAGGAAGCGTGCGGAGTctgagagggagagggaggtgtgagtgagtgggtgggtggtggtgggtttaAAAAAGGAGGGTGGAAAATTAGGTGGGGAGCGAGCGAGGCGGGTTGGGAAAATGGGAATGTGTATTGATAGGTTATGggataaatatatatagattttGTTAATTTCTTTTGCTCTTTGGGTGGTTATTGGGAAGGTGTCTTGATATGAACAAGGAGGTTGGTCGTGTCAAGATGGGAGAAAAACAAGAGGGAACCATTATGGTGCCCCCTGTTTATCTTACCAGCGCCTCCCTCCCTGTCTACCGATTTACTTACCCttcttataatatagtaaaaggCCTTTGAATTATCTTGTAAAGCCttttaactatcttttaaggctTATTACATACACTTTAAAACTTAATAACTATCCTTGACAATATAATTATATCCTATATTAatggttgagggggaagggagagggggcaTTGGTTAGATTAACAGGGGCCTCCGTAAAGGTTCTCCCAAAaacaaagagaaaaaggagcAAAAGGTGAAGATCACTTAAATTACATAGGTGTCAATATCCATTACAGCTCAAGCGAAATACCTCCCAGAACTAGGGCTCAATCatggggaaaaaaaataccaAGAGACAGACGAGCGTCTAGAAAACAAAATACTTTTCTTTCGCCCTCATCTTCACACTCACAACCACACAAACACCGATAAATCTCACATCGCTCATCATCACATAACAACCACACCCATCCCACAGGCATGTATAAAATAAAATCTCCCATAAAAACTCCGGTTTGGTATCATGTTCTAATTTTACCAAacgtcatcatcaaacaacatcaaccctcGCCAATGACCAAACTCATGTTATGAATCTCCTTTATTCGTCTTCTCTCTTGATCGCCCCCAATGGCGATGCCATACCATGCCACACGTTTGCAATGAATGCATATACCTTCCCTCCAAAACTTTCTTCGGGGgtgtcaaaaaaaaaagtctttatAAACACAAAACCAAAACatgccaccaccctcaaaaGCATAAAAAGATGTTTGTTCCCGCGGTTTATTCATCTCCGCTTTTTTGCTatgccccccacccccaaacccccttaACAGCAACGTATTCGCTTTTTTGCTACTTATCGCTGATGCCAGTTATTTCAAGTCCTAACCCcatcccaacctcccccgcgTGCCAACATCTAATCCAACACGAGCGCATTGGCCATACTACTCCCATAACCACCCTGTTGATTATTTCCCCCTTGCCTCCCTTGCTGACCCTGCCCCGACGCTCCCCGATTCATCATATTCGCCTGTGGAATCACcggttgcggaggaggaggaccacCAGTCATATTCGCCGCCGGTtgcatctgctgctgctgcctctgcTGCATCTGCTGCTGAAACCTCGCCGCCTGCGCCTGCTGgaactgctgctgcggtgTCGGTTGCGGAGGAGCGCCCTGGTGGTGCGGCAGCTGTTGCTGAGgtcccccaacagcaacacccctaacaacctcatccaccaacccaacaatctcctccacccccccctccaagctcgccgccgcccccgtcgtcaaccccttccacccgTTCCCCTTTTCGTTCCAAACCTTCTCCGCCAGCACCTTCTGAAACTCGTCATTTTGTTCAGGCGGAGGTGgtttggaagaagaagaatccGGGGAATCAACCACCCTCGACAAACTCCACATCAACGTcccctgcctcctcctcggcttcaCCTCCACGTTCACCTTCCTCCCTTGCACCACCCACCGAATCGTCACCCAGTTCAGCCCCCTGTGCAGCACCgtgaccaccacccccggtTGCTCTACACCACCCAACTTCTCCAGCGCCCGATAGAGCGGTAGACTCAGCACCAGCCACGACGGTAGATTCTCAAAGTCAGGCGAGTTGGCCATTTCCCTAATGTAGTCAATAACCGGGTAGTGGGGATTGCCCCTTTCGAGATCAACCTTCACCCCCCGTTCTTTTGTCAGGTCGAGGCGGACTCTCCACGGtcgatgttgttgttgtcgggtATTGTTTGGTGCTTGCTGTTCAGGATTTCCGGTCGGGACACTATCAGTATAAGTAAACACGACCTCCCTCAGCGTCACACTCTGGTGAACCACCGCCTTCCCAGCCCTCCCAATCGCCTCAACAAGCTCAATGAGTTTATCCAGCGCTTGGATCCGGGATGTAAGCAGCGTTATGACCGTcgcccccatctcccctctCAGCCTCAACGAAAACTGCCCTATATTCGGGTTATAGTTGACGTCATGGTCGACATTCCCCTTCAAAAACTGAAACCTTTTCCGGTTGGTCACTGTGAGTTTCGCCTCGGCGATTATCTTCATCGGGCTATCCGCCTGGACACCCTTGAAGACGATAGGGATGTACTCCTGCGCCCAGCACAGcccacgaccaccacccttgGGGCCTAGCATGTCTGACAACCGGACATACACCGTCGGCATCTTGATCTGCGCAGGAAGACTGTAGTTGACAGCCTCGCGAGTGGTGTGAGCCATGCGCTTACTATGGAGCTCACGGAGATCGGTGATTTGCGCAATCATGCCGGTCGCATAAAGGGTAAGGTTCTCAAAAAACTGATCCGAAAGGCGGAGCTGCTCGGTGGCCATGGGCATCTTGGTGTACATCTTGACCCGGGTGCCGGTTGCGCctggccgttgttgttgttgggggttaGGACTTTGATCATGTTAGTATAACGCTCGCACTGTCAGAGACGAACGGCCCGAAGAAAACTCACATTTCAACCAGCCACCACTGGTCCCCGCCAAGGCTCATGCTCATAAAAATGAACCATTGCGGGTTCCAGCccaccttcttcatccaCACCGTCTGGAACGGCTCCCTCGTCGACGGAGGACCAGAGTAGACAATGGATTTCATCTCATCCATACTGAGCGGCGACCCTCTCGACACCATCCACCGAATGCTCTTAGCCCTGCTCATCAAGGCAGTGGTCGCATAGTGGCAGCGCAACAACTCCAACAGATTCgcaccctcctcggccgggTTCGCAAACGTGTTCAGCCTCCTCTGTACGTCCGCCGCCATCGGCGACTGAGCCTGCAGGGTGAACGCCCCTGTGTAAAGATCCATGCCCACGGTAACATCCTTGTCATCGAGGACCTGCATCCTAAGCGTAAAGTCCCCGGGTGTCTTCCTGGACCCGCACAGCGTAAGCCTCCCCTGCTTATGAGTAAACCGAGGCTTGCTCGCAAGCTTGTTGTACATGGACGACAGCATGTGCTCAATGTGCCTCGAGATGACAGCCTCCAAGAGACTATCCATGCTGATATTGTCCACGTCAAAGCTAATATCAAAGTCCTTGACCTCGACACCGTCACGGAACCAACGAAGGGTGATGTAACTCGGGTGTTTCGGATCTGGCCTTCCATCCTCGCCTTTACTGCTATT is a window of Podospora pseudopauciseta strain CBS 411.78 chromosome 1, whole genome shotgun sequence DNA encoding:
- the RGR1 gene encoding mediator complex subunit (BUSCO:EOG09260NAN; COG:K; EggNog:ENOG503NWTA); the encoded protein is MAGAFRMENGTQNGVRSNHDREGWTNGVNGDNIKQEHRSEKGKGVAGGSGMEAGYAGNGPQVKLEELPDELQHITAEIIPLNMLLSRLAQYSHGALQDQILRLESMPLPQNLSNGNGNYHPTTQEDTSPESLEKKRMLLNFIQDLHTRWVKALVLTEWSKKADQVGKLIDIRTHLASKLELFSVTIWEMIKTKQDMLWAKIPSPDLKTALEVLARPKIHWMPDFDYLPLPEITPEESDAWIEEVNTLLSARLSLEEFERIPAPFADYKIDSGVATFSIPGEFEVDLTIGDDDFEKQFWFIDLRMTYQPTPPPLSEQARLAAETKINNALGTDGLLGAYHYLHGLTLTAKIGEFTRQAWQLRAGRWADCLQVERLNRAVAVHYWANRPHSKGNKSWIILGVNSSKGEDGRPDPKHPSYITLRWFRDGVEVKDFDISFDVDNISMDSLLEAVISRHIEHMLSSMYNKLASKPRFTHKQGRLTLCGSRKTPGDFTLRMQVLDDKDVTVGMDLYTGAFTLQAQSPMAADVQRRLNTFANPAEEGANLLELLRCHYATTALMSRAKSIRWMVSRGSPLSMDEMKSIVYSGPPSTREPFQTVWMKKVGWNPQWFIFMSMSLGGDQWWLVEIPNPQQQQRPGATGTRVKMYTKMPMATEQLRLSDQFFENLTLYATGMIAQITDLRELHSKRMAHTTREAVNYSLPAQIKMPTVYVRLSDMLGPKGGGRGLCWAQEYIPIVFKGVQADSPMKIIAEAKLTVTNRKRFQFLKGNVDHDVNYNPNIGQFSLRLRGEMGATVITLLTSRIQALDKLIELVEAIGRAGKAVVHQSVTLREVVFTYTDSVPTGNPEQQAPNNTRQQQHRPWRVRLDLTKERGVKVDLERGNPHYPVIDYIREMANSPDFENLPSWLVLSLPLYRALEKLGGVEQPGVVVTVLHRGLNWVTIRWVVQGRKVNVEVKPRRRQGTLMWSLSRVVDSPDSSSSKPPPPEQNDEFQKVLAEKVWNEKGNGWKGLTTGAAASLEGGVEEIVGLVDEVVRGVAVGGPQQQLPHHQGAPPQPTPQQQFQQAQAARFQQQMQQRQQQQMQPAANMTGGPPPPQPVIPQANMMNRGASGQGQQGRQGGNNQQGGYGSSMANALVLD
- the HEM14 gene encoding oxygen-dependent protoporphyrinogen oxidase (COG:H; EggNog:ENOG503NXXR; BUSCO:EOG092621GY), with the translated sequence MLATSQRCLARSQRLITSSHLSSSLRSSSPPRYSCLLSTTSVRRQSNHGDVDGLPTIFDRPPASVAVLGGGLTGLATAFWLAWWHPQMKITIYEASNRLGGWIDSEEVKVKGLTGEKGSVWFQRGARMVNPQHSRGPLYRYDDLAFYLLVTQLGLSEQLQNAPETEVMGKYIYYPDHLVQLPDKSMTLLEVWQTLRKEPLFEGLFPSLWSFGKTRLRQLFTSTLKPPTQDAHSKNELSVGEHFTKMFGRSDLVENVLSAVMHGIYGGDVWKLSVQRTPFWDVLKDGRYPRLPPAYTWLDTPDAELLNWVRGDACRELAEDHLTTSAHWFPSGLNELTDALVEFLKKRGNVTIRLGHRVTSMTYAAKADRVAIRTSKQPTPITYEKVISTLYAKTLADICSPGTLPSLEKSTATTIRVVNLWYPEPGLNHPHKGFGYLIPQSVPFQENRHFILGVMFDSDREWVPNPHRPGQYINRGKDTIRGTKLTVMMGGHYWDHLPPHEIPDEQTAIRYAKNAVARHLGFSRATNDTAVVSTKLCKDCIPQQLVGHRERMKAAHEELLAAFRGRVAVAGGSYQVPGVLPSIRAALDIARQIRGSFHWQAATRAVETKSITVGDTGLWRFAAPVRSMVRVDKSGFTALRGHDRRLAIIRRKRAESEREREV